One part of the Malus sylvestris chromosome 2, drMalSylv7.2, whole genome shotgun sequence genome encodes these proteins:
- the LOC126612516 gene encoding uncharacterized protein LOC126612516 isoform X1, with protein sequence MPLWDKDRQTEGEGDRATERKGEGGVGISVPLLQILDFMSGRGGTVREKYGGRRDLRGKGMDRGRGSGFVPLGCLRPLLATYSGFPMMETTKSFTPQSMMQTEDYGVEYQDEETRNEFWLLIIAALLLGIVSAFSSTSTILYVHLKVIGI encoded by the exons ATGCCGCTCTGGGATAAAGATAGACAgacagagggagagggagacagAGCGacagagagaaagggagagggaggagtgggGATCTCAGTACCATTGCTGCAGATCCTCGATTTCATGAGTGGGAGAGGGGGTACAGTCAGAGAAAAGTATGGGGGCCGTCGGGATTTGAGGGGGAAGGGTATGGATCGGGGCCGGGGATCTGGGTTTGTCCCTTTGGGCTGTTTGCGACCTCTCTTAGCGACTTACTCCGGCTTTCCGATGATGGAAAcaactaaatcattcactcctCAA TCAATGATGCAGACCGAAGATTACGGAGTTGAGTACCAGGATGAGGAGACTAGGAATGAGTTTTGGCTCTTAATAATTGCTGCTCTGTTGCTTGGAATTGTCAGTGCTTTCAGTTCGACTTCAACAATACTATATGTGCATCTTAAAGTTATAGGAATATAA
- the LOC126602969 gene encoding rust resistance kinase Lr10-like, giving the protein MGTMGYIAPELFYKNIGGVSYKADVYSFGMLLMEMASRRKNLNAMVEHPSQIYFPLWVYDQYIVGNDLEIDNVTEKEKKVIRKMDITALWYLKIVGPKSDGQTKWINGWMKL; this is encoded by the exons ATGGGTACAATGGGATACATTGCTCCTGAGTTGTTCTACAAAAATATTGGAGGTGTCTCATACAAGGCCGATGTCTATAGTTTTGGAATGTTGTTGATGGAAATGGCAAGCAGAAGGAAGAATTTGAATGCAATGGTAGAGCATCCAAGCCAAATCTACTTCCCGTTGTGGGTATACGATCAATATATTGTGGGAAATGACTTGGAAATAGACAATGTTAcagagaaggaaaagaaagtgaTAAGAAAGATGGATATAACCGCCTTGTGGT ATCTTAAGATTGTAGGACCCAAAAGCGACGGGCAGACCAaatggatcaatggatggatGAAACTCTGA
- the LOC126612516 gene encoding uncharacterized protein LOC126612516 isoform X2 has product MPLWDKDRQTEGEGDRATERKGEGGVGISVPLLQILDFMSGRGGTVREKYGGRRDLRGKGMDRGRGSGFVPLGCLRPLLATYSGFPMMETTKSFTPQTEDYGVEYQDEETRNEFWLLIIAALLLGIVSAFSSTSTILYVHLKVIGI; this is encoded by the exons ATGCCGCTCTGGGATAAAGATAGACAgacagagggagagggagacagAGCGacagagagaaagggagagggaggagtgggGATCTCAGTACCATTGCTGCAGATCCTCGATTTCATGAGTGGGAGAGGGGGTACAGTCAGAGAAAAGTATGGGGGCCGTCGGGATTTGAGGGGGAAGGGTATGGATCGGGGCCGGGGATCTGGGTTTGTCCCTTTGGGCTGTTTGCGACCTCTCTTAGCGACTTACTCCGGCTTTCCGATGATGGAAAcaactaaatcattcactcctCAA ACCGAAGATTACGGAGTTGAGTACCAGGATGAGGAGACTAGGAATGAGTTTTGGCTCTTAATAATTGCTGCTCTGTTGCTTGGAATTGTCAGTGCTTTCAGTTCGACTTCAACAATACTATATGTGCATCTTAAAGTTATAGGAATATAA